From Candidatus Manganitrophus morganii, the proteins below share one genomic window:
- a CDS encoding response regulator, which translates to MEPIEILLVEDNPDHAELTRRSLESGSVANRVAWVKDGQEALDYLFKKEPYANAPRPGLILLDINLPKVNGLEVLKKIKETEDLRVIPVIMLTTSDRDEEALKCYSFGANSFITKPVKFTEFSEKVKSLKLYWLLVNRPPKSDAS; encoded by the coding sequence ATGGAGCCGATCGAAATTCTATTGGTGGAAGATAATCCCGACCATGCCGAATTGACCCGCCGTTCACTGGAGAGCGGAAGCGTGGCGAACAGAGTGGCTTGGGTCAAAGACGGCCAAGAGGCGCTGGATTATCTCTTTAAAAAAGAGCCTTATGCGAACGCCCCCCGGCCCGGGCTGATCCTCCTCGACATCAATCTTCCCAAGGTCAACGGCCTTGAGGTCCTAAAAAAAATAAAAGAGACCGAAGATCTCCGTGTCATTCCGGTTATCATGTTGACGACGTCGGATCGAGATGAAGAAGCGCTCAAATGTTACAGTTTCGGCGCCAACAGCTTCATCACCAAGCCGGTGAAATTTACTGAATTTTCTGAGAAGGTCAAATCGCTGAAGCTCTATTGGCTGCTGGTCAATCGGCCGCCGAAGTCGGACGCGTCGTAA
- a CDS encoding ATP-binding protein — protein MTPIPNGQACPKCAPLQTECEALRQKLDRNRAELDTFVYRVSHDLKAPVVSLYGMASIISEDYGEKLGEQGKHYLSRLMANAGMIERLLADLLAYSRVGRKEANPERLQADAVVRDVLGKFSKEITQRKIRVEIRSPLPEILFARTPLEQLFSNLIGNAVRFMGDQPDPVIEIGAVAADAGITFYVRDNGIGIDPPYHQIIFGVFERLKEIETDGTGMGLALVRKILDLAGGNIWIESNKGEGAVFYFTLPVGRC, from the coding sequence ATGACCCCTATCCCGAACGGCCAGGCCTGTCCGAAATGTGCTCCTCTGCAGACGGAATGCGAGGCGTTGCGTCAAAAGCTCGATCGAAACAGGGCGGAGCTCGACACCTTCGTTTATCGGGTATCGCACGACTTGAAGGCTCCGGTCGTTTCCCTTTACGGGATGGCATCGATCATTTCTGAAGATTACGGCGAAAAGCTTGGCGAGCAGGGGAAGCACTACCTGAGCCGGCTGATGGCGAACGCGGGGATGATCGAGCGCCTTTTGGCCGATCTGCTTGCCTACTCCAGAGTCGGAAGAAAAGAGGCAAACCCGGAGCGGCTTCAAGCCGATGCCGTCGTCCGGGATGTCTTGGGGAAGTTTTCGAAGGAGATCACGCAAAGAAAGATCCGTGTGGAAATCCGCTCGCCGTTGCCGGAGATTCTTTTCGCTCGGACGCCGTTGGAGCAGCTCTTCTCGAATCTGATCGGCAACGCCGTTCGGTTTATGGGCGATCAGCCCGATCCGGTGATCGAGATCGGCGCCGTTGCGGCCGATGCAGGCATTACCTTCTACGTCCGGGACAACGGCATCGGAATCGATCCGCCGTATCATCAGATCATTTTCGGCGTCTTCGAACGTCTTAAAGAGATTGAGACGGATGGGACGGGGATGGGACTTGCGCTTGTCCGGAAGATCCTGGATCTGGCAGGCGGCAATATATGGATCGAGTCAAACAAAGGAGAAGGGGCCGTTTTTTACTTCACTCTGCCCGTCGGTCGATGTTAG
- a CDS encoding DUF2155 domain-containing protein encodes MKQKETALLLVIFLLFAACDKKEANYMEEVSAPPPAPQAQQVQRSEHPPTNRPSDVPDLSNAEIVIPDMVKGKWKAVKLMVEDKQTHQITEHTINLGEEYTLPDSAVKVKVGEFLPDLIIQGTVFTSVSNELKNPAVRVIISENGKELFKGWLFSLFPTMHPFQHPRFAVTLKDVVSA; translated from the coding sequence ATGAAACAGAAAGAGACCGCCCTGCTTCTCGTCATCTTCCTTCTTTTTGCTGCATGCGATAAGAAGGAAGCGAATTACATGGAGGAGGTTTCCGCGCCGCCGCCGGCTCCGCAGGCGCAGCAGGTTCAAAGAAGTGAGCACCCTCCGACGAATCGGCCTTCCGATGTCCCTGATCTGAGCAATGCCGAGATCGTCATCCCGGATATGGTGAAGGGGAAATGGAAGGCGGTGAAATTGATGGTCGAAGACAAACAGACCCATCAGATCACCGAGCACACCATCAATTTGGGGGAGGAGTATACCCTTCCCGATTCGGCGGTGAAGGTGAAGGTCGGCGAGTTTCTCCCCGATTTGATTATTCAAGGGACGGTGTTTACCTCGGTGAGCAACGAGCTGAAGAATCCCGCCGTCCGCGTCATCATTTCGGAGAACGGCAAAGAGCTGTTCAAGGGATGGCTCTTCTCTCTCTTCCCAACGATGCACCCCTTCCAGCATCCCCGTTTTGCCGTTACCCTCAAGGATGTGGTTTCCGCTTAA